The Dioscorea cayenensis subsp. rotundata cultivar TDr96_F1 chromosome 19, TDr96_F1_v2_PseudoChromosome.rev07_lg8_w22 25.fasta, whole genome shotgun sequence genome includes a window with the following:
- the LOC120250143 gene encoding uncharacterized protein LOC120250143 — protein sequence MAASQESLEKMQLRQSYRNVWHTPLMNTIQADFPYCCLSLWCGPCVSYMLRKRALYNDMSRYVCCAGYLPCSGKCGESRCPEFCLCTEVFLCFGNSVASTRFLLQDEFNIQTTQCDNCIIGFMFCLQQLACIFSIVACIVGSEELQEASQILNCLSDFVYWTVCACMQTQHKIEMDKRDGKFGPQPVMAVPPVQQMSRLDQPVPPSVGYGSQPAYGYTQQSYGQPAYPPAGSYPPPGYPSSGYPK from the exons ATGGCGGCGTCCCAGGAGTCTCTGGAAAAGATGCAGCTCCGGCAGAGCTACCGGAATGTCTGGCACACCCCTCTCATGAACACAATCCAGGCTGATTTCCCTT ATTGCTGTCTCTCGCTTTGGTG TGGACCATGTGTTTCGTACATGCTTCGGAAACGAGCTTTGTATAATGACATGTCAAG GTATGTCTGTTGTGCTGGGTATCTGCCATGCAGTGGCAAGTGTGGTGAGAGTCGTTGCCCAGAATTTTGCCTCTGCACAGAG GTTTTCCTCTGCTTTGGTAATTCAGTGGCCTCAACCCGCTTCTTGCTTCAAGATGAATTCAATATTCAGACAACTCAATGCGATAACTGCATTATC GGATTTATGTTCTGCCTACAACAACTAGCGTGCATTTTTTCCATTGTTGCGTGCATTGTTGGAAGTGAAGAACTTCAGGAAGCATCCCAGATACTCAACTGTTTGTCGGATTTTGTTTACTGGAC GGTTTGTGCATGCATGCAG ACACAGCATAAGATTGAAATGGACAAGAGGGACGGGAAGTTTGGACCACAACCAGTAATGGCAGTGCCTCCGGTTCAGCAAATGTCGCGCTTAGATCAGCCTGTCCCACCGTCTGTGGGTTATGGGTCTCAACCAGCGTATGGTTATACCCAACAGTCGTA